A single region of the Melopsittacus undulatus isolate bMelUnd1 chromosome 10, bMelUnd1.mat.Z, whole genome shotgun sequence genome encodes:
- the TP53INP2 gene encoding tumor protein p53-inducible nuclear protein 2 isoform X1 → MFQRLTSLFFSDSSTPEGLEEPKPFVEEEEEEDGWLIIDLAGSRARPGAARRGGAGGTGRSVRSRPAPPGPSPPPATAPAPAGPCLMDESWFVTPPPCFTAEGPGPDGVGSSPMEDLLIEHPSMSVYVTSTLEVDGEGPEDDAAEEVPEPRLERHVPHHSRSLSVKAAILEKVGQVRRVQRAKQLAEKHRLSQKALQRQNRTCQRPLRRAKQHIGTFVHQPCQRHCNY, encoded by the exons ATGTTCCAGCGTCTCACCAGCCTCTTcttcagtgacagcagcacTCCAGAAGGCCTTGAGGAGCCCAAACCCtttgtggaggaggaggaggaggaggatggctgGCTCATAATTGACCTTGCAG GCAGCCGTGCCCGCCCCGGCGCAGCCCGGCGAGGGGGTGCTGGCGGCACCGGGCGCTCGGTGCGGTCCCGCCCGGCTCCCCCCGGTCCGTCACCACCTCCGGCCACTGCCCCGGCTCCAGCCGGTCCCTGCTTGATGGACGAGAGTTGGTTTGTCACCCCTCCCCCCTGTTTTACTGCAGAGGGGCCCGGCCCCGACGGCGTGGGGAGCAGCCCCATGGAGGACCTGCTCATCGAGCACCCCAGCATGTCTGTCTATGTCACCAGCACCCTCGAGGTGGACGGGGAGGGCCCTGAGGATGATGCTGCTGA GGAGGTGCCGGAGCCGCGGCTGGAGCGGCACGTTCCGCACCACAGCAGGTCCCTCTCGGTGAAAGCTGCCATCCTGGAGAAGGTGGGTCAGGTGCGGCGGGTGCAGCGGGCCAAGCAGCTGGCCGAGAAGCACCGGCTGAGCCAGAAGGCGCTGCAGCGGCAGAACCGCACCTGCCAGCGCCCGCTGCGCCGCGCCAAGCAGCACATCGGCACCTTCGTCCACCAGCCCTGCCAGCGCCACTGCAACTACTGA
- the TP53INP2 gene encoding tumor protein p53-inducible nuclear protein 2 isoform X2 has translation MFQRLTSLFFSDSSTPEGLEEPKPFVEEEEEEDGWLIIDLAEGPGPDGVGSSPMEDLLIEHPSMSVYVTSTLEVDGEGPEDDAAEEVPEPRLERHVPHHSRSLSVKAAILEKVGQVRRVQRAKQLAEKHRLSQKALQRQNRTCQRPLRRAKQHIGTFVHQPCQRHCNY, from the exons ATGTTCCAGCGTCTCACCAGCCTCTTcttcagtgacagcagcacTCCAGAAGGCCTTGAGGAGCCCAAACCCtttgtggaggaggaggaggaggaggatggctgGCTCATAATTGACCTTGCAG AGGGGCCCGGCCCCGACGGCGTGGGGAGCAGCCCCATGGAGGACCTGCTCATCGAGCACCCCAGCATGTCTGTCTATGTCACCAGCACCCTCGAGGTGGACGGGGAGGGCCCTGAGGATGATGCTGCTGA GGAGGTGCCGGAGCCGCGGCTGGAGCGGCACGTTCCGCACCACAGCAGGTCCCTCTCGGTGAAAGCTGCCATCCTGGAGAAGGTGGGTCAGGTGCGGCGGGTGCAGCGGGCCAAGCAGCTGGCCGAGAAGCACCGGCTGAGCCAGAAGGCGCTGCAGCGGCAGAACCGCACCTGCCAGCGCCCGCTGCGCCGCGCCAAGCAGCACATCGGCACCTTCGTCCACCAGCCCTGCCAGCGCCACTGCAACTACTGA